From a single Pyxidicoccus xibeiensis genomic region:
- a CDS encoding LytR/AlgR family response regulator transcription factor — MRVLIVEDEPMAARRLARLCQELMPQGTPPPLVRDSLADAQEVLAGRTVDLVLLDLNLSGEDGFQLLDEVTAGSFHTVVVSANTDQALRAFELGVLDFVAKPYTRERLEKALSRVQGRAAGPLRTLAVRKGGSILRVPLEEVAYIQGAGDYAELVLRDGRTELSEKSLDRLEALLPTDFVRIHRSHLVPLQDVTRLWTLEGSRTAVELKDGTRLPVGRSRVKALKALLGTPLI; from the coding sequence ATGAGGGTGCTCATCGTGGAGGATGAACCGATGGCGGCCCGGCGCCTGGCGCGGCTCTGCCAGGAGCTGATGCCCCAGGGCACGCCGCCCCCGCTGGTGCGCGACAGCCTCGCCGACGCTCAGGAGGTTCTGGCCGGCCGCACCGTGGACCTGGTGCTGCTGGACCTGAACCTCTCGGGGGAGGACGGCTTCCAGCTTCTGGACGAGGTGACGGCGGGCTCCTTCCACACGGTGGTGGTGTCGGCCAACACGGACCAGGCCCTGCGCGCCTTCGAGCTGGGGGTGCTGGACTTCGTGGCCAAGCCCTACACACGGGAGCGACTGGAGAAGGCCCTGTCCCGCGTCCAGGGGCGAGCCGCTGGGCCCCTGCGGACCCTGGCCGTGCGCAAGGGCGGCAGCATCCTCCGCGTGCCGCTGGAAGAGGTGGCCTACATCCAGGGCGCCGGGGACTACGCGGAGCTGGTGCTGAGAGACGGCCGCACCGAGCTGAGCGAGAAGAGCCTGGACCGGCTGGAGGCGCTGCTGCCTACAGATTTCGTGCGCATCCACCGGTCGCACCTGGTGCCGCTCCAGGACGTGACGCGCCTGTGGACCCTGGAGGGCTCCCGCACGGCAGTGGAGCTGAAGGACGGAACCCGGCTTCCCGTGGGCCGGAGCCGGGTGAAGGCCCTCAAGGCGCTGCTGGGAACACCGTTGATTTAA
- a CDS encoding SH3 domain-containing protein: protein MIKFPRFAPPPPPPAPAPAPAKAGPVQQQPAAAPPPFQFASTSQFVPSSPAGSSLHTEQLGDGRANCLEKAVGLARPGDSIVLMKDSRDGVGHALVRRPDGSVVDPNHPQVRYETLGQWQAMHPQYSQPVSIPAAQAKQVLSTPPGPGREALIQQLGLSGVASRQVADDERWVSPTSTGNTNIRNSPGTQGTTIIDTQQAGDRMQVLGQNPDGTWLNVELQDGTVGWVSADLVVDSTPPRFPEWLVEGTRPPDLERVMWTALGPEGQQRFIQAEREKAVAQDWPMPDFDPNGPPPPSIDRQTWHHLPPEDRQAVFQEQWQAAVREQTDLLFNGVTEGGVRVKSPFLGVDSELGRGQVGQWSRYAVQDGASAQYFNLETVFGEGWRNTHYNLCGPLAVGASLGLTPQQALTLFKDSNGATSASVLNSGNSTSRDDLMAMYGKADWTSRYVAGETRPPAELARLLAEGNQLIALVNIDTADAYGKLRDFGVSTKQVAHWVNVRAVEQDANGEWMVRVYNPYENSEEVYSWADFEVAWSKSGGKNAKGVEWTNNPYGMVVATPPSEETE, encoded by the coding sequence ATGATCAAGTTCCCCCGCTTCGCGCCACCGCCCCCGCCCCCCGCCCCGGCGCCCGCGCCCGCCAAGGCCGGCCCCGTGCAGCAGCAGCCGGCGGCGGCACCCCCGCCGTTCCAGTTCGCCTCGACCTCCCAGTTCGTGCCCTCCTCCCCCGCGGGGAGCAGCCTGCACACGGAGCAGCTGGGAGACGGACGCGCCAACTGCCTCGAGAAGGCCGTGGGCCTGGCTCGGCCCGGAGACTCCATCGTCCTCATGAAGGACTCGCGCGACGGCGTCGGCCACGCCCTGGTGCGCAGGCCGGACGGCTCCGTGGTGGACCCCAACCACCCCCAGGTGCGTTACGAGACGCTGGGCCAGTGGCAGGCCATGCACCCCCAGTACTCCCAGCCCGTCTCCATTCCCGCCGCCCAGGCCAAGCAGGTCCTCTCCACGCCTCCGGGGCCGGGGCGCGAGGCCCTCATCCAGCAGCTGGGCCTGTCCGGTGTGGCCAGCCGCCAGGTCGCGGACGACGAGCGCTGGGTCAGCCCGACGTCGACCGGGAACACCAACATCCGCAACAGCCCGGGCACCCAGGGCACCACCATCATCGACACGCAGCAGGCGGGTGACCGGATGCAGGTGCTCGGCCAGAACCCGGACGGCACCTGGCTGAACGTGGAGCTGCAGGATGGCACCGTGGGTTGGGTGTCCGCGGACCTCGTCGTCGACAGCACGCCGCCCCGCTTCCCGGAGTGGCTGGTGGAGGGCACCCGGCCCCCTGACCTGGAGCGGGTCATGTGGACCGCCCTGGGGCCGGAGGGCCAGCAGCGATTCATCCAGGCCGAGCGGGAGAAGGCCGTGGCGCAGGACTGGCCGATGCCGGACTTCGACCCCAACGGCCCACCTCCGCCGTCCATCGACCGGCAGACGTGGCACCACCTGCCGCCCGAAGACAGGCAGGCCGTCTTCCAGGAGCAATGGCAGGCGGCCGTGCGCGAGCAGACCGACCTGCTCTTCAACGGCGTCACCGAGGGCGGCGTGCGCGTGAAGAGTCCATTCCTCGGCGTGGACAGCGAGCTGGGCCGGGGGCAGGTGGGCCAGTGGAGCCGGTACGCCGTGCAGGACGGCGCCTCCGCGCAGTACTTCAACCTGGAGACCGTCTTTGGCGAGGGCTGGCGCAACACCCACTACAACCTGTGCGGCCCCCTCGCGGTGGGAGCCTCGCTCGGCCTGACGCCCCAGCAGGCGCTCACCCTGTTCAAGGATTCCAACGGAGCAACGAGCGCGAGCGTGCTCAACAGCGGGAACTCGACCTCTCGCGACGACCTGATGGCGATGTACGGGAAGGCGGACTGGACGTCGAGGTACGTGGCGGGCGAGACGAGGCCGCCGGCGGAGCTGGCGCGGCTCCTCGCCGAGGGCAACCAGCTCATCGCGCTGGTGAACATCGACACCGCGGACGCTTACGGCAAGCTGCGCGACTTCGGCGTCAGCACGAAGCAGGTAGCGCACTGGGTGAACGTGCGCGCGGTGGAGCAGGACGCCAACGGCGAGTGGATGGTCCGCGTCTACAACCCCTATGAGAACAGCGAGGAGGTCTACTCCTGGGCTGACTTCGAGGTGGCGTGGAGCAAGTCCGGCGGGAAGAACGCGAAGGGCGTCGAGTGGACGAACAATCCCTACGGCATGGTCGTCGCCACGCCGCCTTCCGAGGAGACGGAGTAG
- a CDS encoding Ig-like domain-containing protein: MSVTPATVTLNRGGTQRLTVTGTFADGSSRAFTSSANYVSDTPATATVSATGVVTAVAAGTARITATVNGQSATTTVTVNSSQTEPTLSSIALGPTPASVAKGATLQLTVTGTFSDNTTQALTSTATFSSSATGTATVSNTGLVTGVEVGNATITATAGGKTATLAVSVTGAAAQPGANQVVFYDGYGAGVAFADFGDSANNVTVDATETFNGRKVINFQVTSTGNYSGGAWYTTTPRDLSAYNALTFWAKASKAESLNVTGIGNDAGMGAGTGFGSERASVALTTTWQKFTIPIPNPAKYTNVGGLFHVADAPDGYTLYLADVIYENLGAGVLGAGVASIASGNTTAGSVATAGTYNIDPVQNQVVFTVAGDPASPVTVKPVANAFFDFTSSNPAVATVSATGVVTGVGAGGPATISATLGGVAVTGGYAITVTGVLGQPTTLPPAPTLAPGAGVYSLHSSVTGGYTGTASDQSAKVDTWLTGWSAGSGGTPFAITTEGGTASPRRYVFANTANYIGIEFIGTAGANQIDATARGLTTLHLDLWTPDNATNFQVKLVDFGANGVFGGGDDTEGIATLTVESTPPLATGTWLSYELPLATAFQGLANRSHLSQMVLVAPNGGTMFIDNLYFH, from the coding sequence GTGAGCGTGACGCCGGCCACCGTCACACTCAACCGCGGCGGCACCCAGCGGCTCACCGTCACCGGCACCTTCGCCGACGGCTCGTCGAGGGCCTTCACGTCGTCCGCCAACTACGTCTCGGACACGCCCGCCACCGCGACGGTGAGCGCGACCGGCGTAGTGACGGCGGTTGCCGCGGGAACGGCGCGCATCACCGCGACGGTCAACGGCCAGAGCGCCACGACCACGGTGACGGTCAACTCGTCGCAGACGGAGCCGACGCTCTCGTCCATCGCGCTTGGCCCCACTCCGGCCTCGGTGGCCAAGGGCGCCACGCTCCAGCTCACCGTGACGGGCACCTTCAGTGACAACACCACCCAGGCGCTGACCTCGACGGCGACCTTCAGCTCCAGCGCGACGGGGACCGCCACCGTCAGCAACACCGGCCTCGTCACCGGCGTGGAGGTGGGCAACGCCACCATCACCGCCACGGCGGGCGGCAAGACGGCCACGCTGGCCGTGTCCGTCACCGGCGCGGCGGCGCAGCCCGGCGCGAACCAGGTCGTCTTCTACGACGGCTACGGCGCGGGCGTGGCCTTCGCGGACTTCGGCGACTCCGCCAACAACGTCACCGTCGACGCCACCGAGACCTTCAACGGCCGAAAGGTCATCAACTTCCAGGTCACCAGCACCGGTAACTACTCCGGCGGCGCCTGGTACACCACGACGCCCCGCGACCTCTCGGCCTACAACGCGCTGACCTTCTGGGCGAAGGCGAGCAAGGCCGAGTCGCTCAACGTGACGGGCATCGGCAACGATGCCGGCATGGGCGCCGGCACCGGCTTCGGCAGCGAGCGCGCGAGCGTTGCGCTGACCACGACCTGGCAGAAGTTCACCATCCCCATCCCCAACCCGGCGAAGTACACGAACGTGGGCGGCCTCTTCCACGTCGCCGACGCACCGGACGGCTACACCCTCTATCTCGCTGACGTCATCTACGAGAACCTCGGTGCGGGCGTCCTCGGCGCGGGCGTGGCCAGCATCGCCAGCGGCAACACCACCGCGGGCTCGGTCGCGACGGCGGGGACGTACAACATCGACCCGGTCCAGAACCAGGTCGTCTTCACCGTCGCGGGCGACCCGGCCAGCCCGGTCACCGTGAAGCCGGTCGCCAACGCCTTCTTCGACTTCACCTCGTCGAACCCGGCGGTCGCCACGGTCAGCGCCACCGGCGTCGTGACGGGCGTCGGCGCGGGCGGCCCGGCGACCATCTCCGCCACGCTGGGTGGCGTGGCGGTCACCGGCGGCTACGCCATCACCGTGACGGGCGTCCTCGGCCAGCCGACCACGCTGCCTCCCGCGCCCACCCTGGCGCCGGGGGCGGGCGTGTACTCGCTCCACAGCTCCGTGACGGGCGGCTACACGGGCACGGCCTCCGACCAGAGCGCCAAGGTGGACACGTGGCTGACGGGCTGGAGCGCCGGTTCCGGCGGGACGCCGTTCGCCATCACCACCGAAGGCGGCACCGCGTCCCCGCGCAGGTACGTCTTCGCCAACACGGCCAACTACATCGGCATCGAGTTCATCGGCACCGCCGGCGCCAACCAGATCGACGCGACGGCCCGGGGCCTCACCACGCTGCACCTGGACCTGTGGACGCCGGACAACGCGACCAACTTCCAGGTGAAGCTGGTCGACTTCGGGGCCAACGGCGTCTTCGGTGGCGGCGACGACACCGAGGGGATTGCCACCCTCACCGTCGAATCGACGCCTCCGCTCGCCACCGGGACCTGGCTGTCCTATGAGCTGCCGCTGGCCACCGCCTTCCAGGGGCTGGCGAACAGGAGCCACCTGTCCCAGATGGTCCTGGTTGCGCCCAACGGCGGCACGATGTTCATCGACAACCTCTACTTCCATTAG
- the aac(3)-IV gene encoding AAC(3)-IV family aminoglycoside N-acetyltransferase translates to MSENEAHRKMLSRDEVADQLRALGVKAGGVLLVHTSFRAVRPIEGGPAGLLQALRDVLGPAGTLVTPAWTGSDEEPFNPATTPASPDLGVVPDTFWRLPGAVRSSHPFAFAALGPKAEAITSGPLPTPPHVPESPVGKVYEHDGQVLLLGVGHDADTTLHLAELLARVPYGTPKHITVLQDGRPVRVHYRENDHCCARFALADGWLRERGLQSEGSVGHAHARLIRARDVVAVALERLAQDPLVFLHPPDAGCDECNEARSTVR, encoded by the coding sequence ATGTCCGAGAACGAAGCCCACCGGAAGATGCTCAGCAGGGACGAGGTCGCGGACCAGCTCCGCGCCCTCGGAGTCAAAGCGGGCGGAGTCCTGCTGGTCCACACGTCCTTCCGCGCGGTGCGGCCCATCGAAGGAGGGCCCGCGGGGCTGCTCCAGGCGCTCCGTGACGTCCTCGGTCCCGCCGGGACGCTGGTCACCCCCGCGTGGACGGGCAGCGACGAAGAGCCGTTCAATCCGGCAACCACGCCCGCCTCGCCGGACCTGGGCGTCGTACCGGACACCTTCTGGCGGCTTCCCGGTGCCGTGCGAAGCAGCCACCCGTTCGCCTTCGCGGCGCTCGGCCCGAAGGCGGAGGCCATCACCTCCGGTCCGCTCCCGACGCCGCCCCACGTCCCGGAGAGCCCCGTCGGCAAGGTGTACGAGCACGACGGGCAGGTGCTCCTGCTCGGAGTCGGCCACGACGCCGACACCACGCTCCACCTCGCCGAGCTGCTCGCGCGCGTTCCGTACGGCACGCCGAAGCACATCACCGTCCTCCAGGACGGGCGCCCGGTCCGCGTCCACTACCGGGAGAACGACCACTGCTGCGCGCGCTTCGCCCTCGCGGACGGGTGGCTCCGGGAGCGGGGCCTCCAGTCCGAAGGCTCCGTGGGACATGCACATGCCCGGCTCATCCGCGCCCGGGATGTGGTGGCGGTGGCCCTCGAACGGCTCGCCCAGGACCCGCTCGTGTTCCTGCATCCTCCTGACGCGGGCTGCGACGAGTGCAACGAGGCGAGGAGCACCGTCCGCTGA
- a CDS encoding sensor histidine kinase gives MACWLLIASLGLLLPAQTPGPAVDADLVEVHAEDLPVERALDPGGEGWRTVDRSRISEGPGPFWLRLRVDVPPRAPDAPTPALALSLLGSWEAWWDGAPLGRNGRVGRTPAEELPGIVDVLLPLPPEHATPGPHLLVIRGSAHHRGFQPVGTLYQLRVGEASQLARGRLLWLVPSLAMLGALVLMGLHHLARYFMERRNRATLLLGLLCLAASAQLLLEAWRGLASYPYHLHIVRLWLLFASVLAAAVLLPATLHAAFREPRRAPWWGALAVGLLLLTGVAGFDGRNTVALGLSLVVSLVIALRARWRREPGAWAALGGLGFAMALYLASPMVFAERGFFIAFGGLLLCLGAAHAYQLRRQHQRLESATRASERLQLELLKRSIQPHFLMNTLGAVSEWVETEPAQAVRFIESLGAVYRHLLGVSGERDIPLARELELCRAYLEVMGYRHGLAFTLEAPNVDGEARIPPAVLQTLLENAFSHNRYTTPVAFRLQEGRAGGRRRYTFSAPAGAKATPGLGDGTGTRYLEARLDETFPGAWSLVAGPTEAGWTTVMEVPA, from the coding sequence CCGGGTGGTGAAGGCTGGCGCACCGTCGACCGGTCGCGCATCTCCGAGGGACCAGGGCCCTTCTGGCTTCGCCTCCGCGTCGACGTCCCTCCGCGAGCGCCGGACGCGCCCACGCCCGCCCTGGCCCTCTCCCTGCTGGGCTCGTGGGAGGCGTGGTGGGACGGTGCTCCTCTCGGCCGCAACGGTCGCGTGGGGCGCACACCCGCGGAGGAGCTGCCCGGCATCGTGGACGTCCTGCTTCCCCTTCCACCGGAGCACGCCACGCCGGGCCCGCACCTGCTGGTCATCCGCGGCTCCGCGCACCATCGGGGGTTCCAGCCCGTCGGCACGCTGTACCAGCTGCGGGTGGGCGAGGCATCCCAGCTCGCCCGGGGCCGCCTGCTCTGGCTCGTGCCCTCCCTGGCCATGCTGGGGGCGCTGGTGCTGATGGGCCTGCACCACCTCGCGCGGTACTTCATGGAGCGGCGCAATCGCGCTACCCTGCTCCTCGGGCTGCTCTGCCTCGCCGCCTCGGCGCAGCTGCTCCTCGAGGCGTGGCGGGGGCTGGCGAGCTATCCCTATCATCTGCACATCGTCCGGCTCTGGCTCCTGTTCGCCTCCGTTCTGGCAGCGGCCGTCCTGCTTCCCGCCACCCTGCACGCGGCCTTCCGCGAGCCGCGCCGGGCCCCCTGGTGGGGCGCGCTGGCCGTGGGCCTGCTGCTGCTCACCGGCGTCGCGGGCTTCGATGGCAGGAACACCGTGGCCCTGGGGCTCTCGCTCGTCGTCTCGCTCGTCATCGCCCTGCGGGCCCGGTGGCGGCGGGAGCCGGGCGCGTGGGCCGCCCTGGGAGGGCTGGGCTTCGCGATGGCGCTCTACCTCGCGTCGCCGATGGTCTTCGCCGAGCGTGGCTTCTTCATCGCCTTCGGAGGCCTGCTGCTGTGCCTGGGGGCGGCCCACGCGTACCAGCTCCGGCGCCAGCACCAGCGGCTGGAGTCGGCCACTCGCGCCTCGGAGCGCCTGCAGCTGGAGCTGCTCAAGCGCAGCATCCAGCCCCACTTCCTGATGAACACCCTGGGCGCGGTGAGCGAGTGGGTGGAGACGGAGCCCGCCCAGGCGGTGCGCTTCATCGAGTCGCTGGGCGCGGTGTACCGGCACCTCCTCGGCGTGTCGGGTGAGCGGGACATCCCACTGGCACGCGAGCTGGAGCTCTGCCGCGCCTATCTGGAGGTCATGGGCTACCGCCACGGCCTCGCCTTCACCCTGGAGGCCCCGAACGTGGATGGCGAAGCCCGCATCCCTCCGGCCGTGCTTCAGACGCTGCTGGAGAATGCCTTCAGCCACAACCGCTACACGACGCCGGTCGCCTTCCGGCTGCAGGAGGGACGCGCGGGAGGGCGCCGGCGCTACACCTTCAGTGCCCCCGCCGGAGCGAAGGCCACGCCGGGCCTGGGGGACGGCACGGGCACCCGCTACCTCGAGGCGCGGCTGGACGAGACGTTCCCCGGCGCGTGGAGCCTGGTGGCCGGGCCTACGGAAGCGGGCTGGACGACGGTGATGGAGGTCCCGGCATGA
- a CDS encoding SH3 domain-containing protein, protein MIKFPRFAPPPPPPAPAPAPAKAGPAQQQPAAAPPPFQFASTSQFVPSSPAGSSLHTEQLGDGRANCLEKAVGLARPGDSIVLMKDSRDGVGHALVRRPDGSVVDPNHPQVRYETLGQWQAMHPQYSQPVSIPAAQARQVLSTPPGPQREALIQQLGLSGVASRQVADGERWVTPTGAVTVRSTAAPDSAVTTYQKAGDRLLVLSESKDKSRLLVQMQDGTQGWISATDVNETVPPQPPRFPQWLAEGTRPPELERVMWDALGPDGQQQFIQAEREKAVAQDWPMPEFNVDGPPPPSIDPQTWNHLPPEDKQAIFREQWQAGVREQTALLFNDDPEAKARLDAGVVVTSPFLGVDSDVGRGRVGQWSRYIEPKSNAAQYFNLAKVFGKGWEVIHNNLCGPLAVAASLGLTPQQALTLFKNSNVPFSETSLKNESTTDGGELGKMFTAAGWTSETQAKHQLPEELMMFLEDGKQLIALVNIDTKGADGRLRDMSVSTKQVAHWVNVRAVEQDANGEWMVRVYNPFENREEVYSWSTFEASWSKTAGNTPYGMVVATPPAATTE, encoded by the coding sequence ATGATCAAGTTCCCCCGCTTCGCGCCGCCGCCCCCGCCTCCCGCTCCGGCCCCCGCGCCCGCCAAGGCCGGCCCCGCGCAGCAGCAGCCGGCGGCGGCACCCCCGCCGTTCCAGTTCGCCTCGACCTCCCAGTTCGTGCCCTCCTCCCCCGCGGGGAGCAGCCTGCACACGGAGCAACTGGGAGACGGACGCGCCAACTGCCTCGAGAAGGCCGTGGGCCTGGCTCGGCCCGGAGACTCCATCGTCCTCATGAAGGACTCGCGCGACGGCGTCGGTCACGCCCTGGTGCGCAGGCCGGACGGCTCCGTGGTCGACCCCAACCACCCGCAGGTGCGCTACGAGACCCTGGGCCAGTGGCAGGCCATGCATCCGCAGTACTCCCAGCCCGTCTCCATTCCCGCCGCCCAGGCCAGGCAGGTCCTCTCCACCCCTCCGGGGCCACAGCGCGAGGCCCTCATCCAGCAGCTGGGCCTGTCCGGTGTGGCCAGCCGCCAGGTCGCGGACGGCGAGCGCTGGGTCACCCCGACGGGGGCCGTCACGGTCCGTAGCACCGCCGCCCCGGACTCGGCAGTCACGACCTACCAGAAGGCGGGTGACCGGCTGCTGGTGCTCTCCGAGAGCAAGGACAAATCCCGGTTGCTGGTGCAGATGCAGGATGGAACCCAGGGCTGGATATCCGCGACGGACGTCAACGAGACGGTGCCCCCACAGCCGCCGCGCTTCCCCCAGTGGTTGGCCGAGGGTACCCGCCCCCCCGAGCTGGAGCGGGTCATGTGGGACGCCCTGGGGCCGGACGGCCAGCAGCAGTTCATCCAGGCCGAGCGGGAGAAGGCCGTGGCGCAGGACTGGCCGATGCCGGAGTTCAACGTCGACGGCCCCCCGCCCCCCTCCATCGACCCACAGACGTGGAACCACCTGCCGCCCGAAGACAAGCAGGCCATCTTCCGCGAGCAGTGGCAGGCCGGTGTGCGCGAGCAGACGGCCCTGCTCTTCAATGACGACCCCGAAGCCAAAGCCAGACTCGACGCCGGCGTGGTGGTGACGAGTCCGTTCCTCGGCGTGGACAGTGATGTGGGCAGAGGGCGGGTGGGCCAGTGGAGTCGCTATATCGAGCCGAAGAGCAACGCCGCGCAGTACTTCAACCTGGCGAAGGTCTTCGGCAAGGGATGGGAGGTGATCCACAACAACCTGTGCGGTCCGCTGGCGGTGGCGGCCTCGCTCGGCCTGACGCCCCAGCAGGCGCTCACCCTGTTCAAGAACTCCAATGTCCCGTTCAGCGAGACCTCACTCAAGAACGAATCCACGACCGACGGTGGGGAGCTGGGCAAGATGTTCACGGCGGCGGGCTGGACGTCGGAGACACAGGCCAAACATCAGCTCCCGGAAGAGCTGATGATGTTCCTCGAGGACGGCAAGCAGCTCATCGCGCTGGTGAACATCGACACCAAGGGCGCGGACGGCAGGCTGCGCGACATGAGCGTCAGCACGAAGCAGGTGGCGCACTGGGTGAACGTGCGCGCGGTGGAGCAGGACGCCAACGGCGAGTGGATGGTCCGCGTCTACAACCCCTTCGAGAACCGTGAGGAGGTCTATTCCTGGAGTACTTTCGAAGCCTCGTGGAGCAAGACGGCGGGCAACACGCCCTACGGCATGGTCGTCGCCACGCCCCCGGCAGCGACAACGGAATAG